Proteins encoded together in one Ipomoea triloba cultivar NCNSP0323 chromosome 4, ASM357664v1 window:
- the LOC116016045 gene encoding uncharacterized protein LOC116016045, which yields MDDRELEDRYADITLEDEEVSFEVQNADVDGVTEAPPNLQWALNVMATVWTPVRGVRITEVRPNLFVYQFFHAKDMQRVIDGGPWAFENHTLVCKQIKQGDQPNLVQLNEVLIWVQVYDLPFGYDFEKVLEQIGNFMGRFIAVDSNNFGGSWNSSYIRIRVALKVEVPLRRKMKLKLREGTSVWIMFKYERLHTFCFFCGMLGHTDKLCSKAMDSNIAPEQYPYGAWLRAPMRRGNTIVRSPWLVTGNESIVGLENMVGKEVVTTDDVHEEDNEVVVDLKRRRSGVEHDGLGETSLTPMALDGPKNLYVAGSGSQTRPSQ from the exons ATGGATGATCGAGAGTTAGAGGATCGCTATGCAGATATTACTCTTGAGGATGAGGAAGTCAGTTTTGAAGTTCAAAATGCTGATGTTGACGGAGTTACGGAAGCACCGCCGAATCTGCAATGGGCTCTG AATGTTATGGCGACTGTGTGGACGCCGGTAAGAGGGGTACGCATAACTGAAGTGCGGCCAAATTTGTTTGTGTACCAGTTTTTCCATGCGAAAGATATGCAGCGTGTCATTGATGGGGGACCCTGGGCGTTCGAGAATCACACACTTgtttgcaaacagatcaaacaGGGCGATCAACCTAATCTAGTCCAACTTAATGAGGTGTTGATATGGGTGCAGGTCTACGATCTGCCGTTTGGATATGACTTTGAGAAGGTATTGGAACAGATTGGCAATTTTATGGGGAGGTTTATTGCGGTTGATTCGAACAACTTTGGAGGTTCATGGAATAGTAGTTACATTAGGATCCGGGTTGCTCTGAAAGTTGAAGTTCCGTTGAGGCGTAAGATGAAACTGAAGCTTAGGGAGGGCACTAGTGTTTGGATTATGTTCAAATATGAACGGTTACACACTTTTTGTTTCTTCTGTGGGATGTTGGGTCATACGGACAAACTCTGTAGCAAGGCGATGGATTCTAATATTGCTCCGGAACAATATCCCTATGGTGCGTGGCTTAGAGCACCGATGCGACGTGGAAATACTATAGTCCGGTCACCTTGGCTTGTTACTGGTAATGAGTCAATTGTTGGTCTGGAAAACATGGTGGGTAAGGAGGTGGTTACGACGGACGACGTTCATGAGGAAGACAATGAGGTGGTGGTGGATCTCAAACGTCGCCGAAGCGGTGTTGAGCATGATGGGTTGGGAGAGACTAGTCTGACACCTATGGCTCTTGACGGGCCAAAAAACTTGTATGTGGCGGGTTCTGGATCCCAGACCCGCCCGTCCCAATGA